From a single Bryobacter aggregatus MPL3 genomic region:
- a CDS encoding type II toxin-antitoxin system RelE family toxin, with product MAKHIVWTDQAKADVRGIEQPIAIQILKTLGRYVLTGEGATKQLKGVTPPMIRLRAQNHRVFFREQDDSLKIERVLDRKEAYR from the coding sequence ATGGCCAAACACATCGTCTGGACCGATCAGGCCAAGGCCGACGTTCGCGGTATCGAGCAGCCCATCGCCATCCAGATCCTCAAGACCCTGGGCCGCTACGTCCTCACCGGCGAAGGAGCCACCAAGCAACTCAAAGGCGTCACCCCGCCCATGATCCGGCTCCGCGCCCAGAACCACCGCGTCTTCTTCCGCGAACAAGACGACTCCCTCAAGATCGAGCGCGTCCTCGACCGCAAAGAGGCTTACCGCTAA
- a CDS encoding RHS repeat-associated core domain-containing protein, producing the protein MAAQARTVLLCLAALCLPASANVPRASLLNEKPRLGVESFALASHRGLASANVLIAPGIAGCLCDKGRRSRSTGKERDAETGLDYFGARYMSSAQGRFTSPDPLLNSGRPDNPQSWNRYTYGFNNPLRFTDPTGLFNWDSSLGGDASDEQLRKTMAKKEANRIIKQRKNITTALNKMAKSKDSALSGVASAYGSAGDNNGVTIAAGPVTPGAAAQAENAVPLGYDSRGNAEVTVTVPQNASGNGLFISLAHEGAHVQDAQSIGAFGSSGNVSMTRYETEMHGYMLTMSAARFLSLSGASATVGSTTFQFWNPSWTKTDLQTQPQQNIDRFLNASPMYNNPARNKRLIDYVYQSGRGGN; encoded by the coding sequence ATGGCGGCTCAAGCAAGAACGGTGCTTCTTTGTTTAGCCGCCTTGTGTCTGCCCGCCTCTGCTAACGTGCCCAGGGCCTCGCTGCTAAATGAAAAACCGCGTCTGGGGGTTGAGAGCTTTGCACTAGCCTCGCATCGGGGTCTGGCCAGCGCTAACGTGTTGATCGCACCGGGGATAGCCGGATGCTTGTGTGACAAAGGCAGAAGATCCCGTAGTACCGGCAAGGAACGGGATGCGGAGACGGGGTTGGATTATTTTGGGGCGAGGTATATGTCTTCGGCGCAGGGACGGTTTACGAGTCCGGATCCGCTGCTGAACTCGGGTAGGCCAGACAATCCTCAATCGTGGAACAGATACACGTATGGCTTCAATAATCCTCTGCGGTTTACCGACCCGACGGGTCTATTCAATTGGGACAGCAGCCTTGGAGGGGATGCGAGTGATGAGCAACTTCGAAAAACCATGGCCAAGAAGGAGGCAAACCGAATCATCAAGCAGCGGAAGAACATTACGACTGCCCTGAACAAGATGGCAAAGTCCAAGGATTCGGCGTTATCTGGTGTAGCGAGTGCGTACGGATCAGCAGGAGATAACAACGGCGTGACGATTGCGGCTGGCCCGGTGACTCCTGGTGCAGCAGCCCAGGCGGAGAATGCTGTACCTCTGGGCTACGATTCGCGTGGGAATGCTGAAGTCACGGTAACGGTTCCTCAGAACGCCTCCGGCAACGGACTTTTCATAAGCCTTGCTCACGAGGGTGCTCACGTTCAAGATGCCCAAAGTATCGGTGCTTTCGGGAGTTCTGGAAATGTGAGTATGACGCGGTACGAAACTGAGATGCACGGTTACATGCTGACGATGTCAGCGGCTCGGTTTCTTTCGCTTTCTGGCGCTTCCGCAACGGTGGGCAGCACTACGTTTCAGTTCTGGAACCCTTCATGGACCAAAACTGACCTCCAGACTCAGCCGCAGCAGAACATTGATCGGTTTCTCAATGCATCGCCGATGTACAACAATCCTGCTAGGAATAAGCGGCTCATCGACTACGTCTACCAGTCTGGCCGGGGAGGCAATTGA
- a CDS encoding DNA primase has translation MARIPDNEIERLKKEVALERLVLGFGVELKRHGAELLGRCPFHEDKTPSLVVSPKTNLWHCLGKCNVGGSTIDWVMRTKGVSFRHAVELLRADHSSLAAGDARVVKKGTTAKLEAPVKAEADDQEALRQVVAFYHETLKESPEALRYLESRGLTHPEMIGHFRIGFANRTLGYRLPDKNRREGAELRGRLQKLGILRESGHEHFMGSVVFPVMSLEGSVTEIYGRKINDNLRAGTPMHTYLPGPHRGVWNEEALIASKEIILCESMIDALTFWCAGHRNVTASYGVNGFTEDHKQAFTKHGVKNVWIAYDRDEAGDTAAGRLKEELAAMGIGSHRVLFPKGVDANEYARTGESLAVLLNSAEWWTKSEAPAPVVSLAAEPALNVNGDEITLWHDDRRYRVRGLGKNLSYELMKVNLLVSRQEDFHVDTLDLHQDRQRAAFIKRAAEELSVKEDLIRKDVGRVFLKLEELRDEQVKQALEAAKPVVHLSEEERTEAMELLEDPKLLDRILEDFARCGLVGEETNKLVAYLAAVSRHLEAPLAIVVQSSSAAGKSTLMDAVLAFVPEEERIQYSAMTGQSLYYMGEMD, from the coding sequence ATGGCACGCATCCCGGACAACGAAATCGAGCGGCTAAAGAAAGAAGTGGCGCTGGAGCGGCTGGTGCTGGGCTTTGGGGTGGAACTGAAGCGGCACGGGGCGGAGTTGCTCGGGCGCTGTCCATTCCATGAGGACAAGACGCCAAGCTTGGTCGTGTCGCCGAAGACGAACCTGTGGCATTGCCTGGGGAAGTGCAACGTGGGCGGCTCGACCATCGACTGGGTGATGCGGACGAAGGGGGTGAGCTTCCGGCATGCGGTGGAGCTGTTGCGGGCTGATCATTCTTCTTTAGCCGCTGGGGATGCTCGCGTCGTCAAGAAGGGCACAACGGCGAAGCTGGAAGCGCCGGTGAAGGCCGAGGCTGATGACCAGGAGGCGTTGCGGCAAGTGGTGGCGTTCTATCACGAGACGCTGAAGGAGTCGCCGGAGGCGTTGCGGTATCTGGAGTCGCGGGGGCTCACGCATCCGGAGATGATCGGCCACTTCCGGATCGGCTTCGCGAATCGGACGCTGGGTTATCGCTTGCCGGACAAGAACAGAAGGGAAGGGGCCGAACTGCGCGGGCGCTTGCAGAAGCTGGGCATCCTGCGCGAGAGCGGGCATGAGCACTTCATGGGCTCGGTGGTCTTTCCGGTGATGTCGCTGGAAGGCAGCGTGACAGAGATCTACGGGCGCAAGATCAACGACAACCTGCGGGCGGGGACGCCGATGCATACGTACCTGCCGGGGCCGCATCGCGGGGTGTGGAACGAAGAGGCCCTCATCGCGTCCAAAGAGATCATCCTGTGCGAGTCAATGATCGACGCGCTGACGTTCTGGTGCGCGGGGCACCGCAATGTGACGGCGAGCTACGGGGTGAACGGCTTCACGGAGGATCACAAGCAAGCCTTCACGAAACATGGCGTGAAGAATGTGTGGATCGCCTATGACCGCGATGAAGCGGGAGACACGGCAGCCGGGCGGCTAAAAGAAGAACTGGCGGCAATGGGGATCGGCTCGCATCGCGTTCTCTTTCCGAAGGGCGTGGACGCCAATGAATACGCAAGGACGGGCGAAAGCCTGGCGGTGTTGCTGAACAGCGCCGAGTGGTGGACGAAGAGCGAAGCGCCCGCGCCTGTTGTCTCTTTAGCCGCTGAGCCCGCGCTGAACGTGAATGGCGATGAGATCACGCTGTGGCACGACGACCGGCGCTACCGGGTGCGCGGTCTGGGCAAGAACCTGTCGTATGAGCTGATGAAGGTGAACCTGCTAGTGAGCCGCCAGGAAGACTTCCACGTCGATACGCTCGACCTCCATCAGGACCGGCAGCGCGCCGCGTTTATCAAGCGTGCGGCCGAGGAACTGAGCGTCAAGGAAGATCTCATCCGCAAGGATGTGGGGCGCGTGTTCCTGAAGCTCGAAGAGCTGCGTGATGAGCAGGTGAAGCAGGCGCTCGAAGCAGCGAAGCCCGTGGTGCATCTGAGCGAAGAAGAGCGGACCGAGGCGATGGAGTTGCTGGAAGACCCGAAGCTGCTGGACCGCATCCTTGAAGACTTTGCCCGCTGCGGGCTGGTGGGCGAGGAGACCAACAAGCTGGTTGCCTATTTAGCCGCTGTCTCGCGGCATCTGGAAGCGCCGCTGGCCATCGTAGTGCAGTCCTCGTCGGCGGCGGGCAAGAGCACGCTGATGGATGCCGTGCTCGCGTTCGTGCCGGAGGAAGAGCGGATCCAATACTCGGCGATGACCGGGCAATCGCTTTACTACATGGGCGAGATGGACTGA
- a CDS encoding IS481 family transposase, whose translation MSDNQKLIKARIGLLQLAQELGNIKAACQRAGISRSHFYEIKEAYEKHGADGLEPRQRRTPRMPNQTPPELEKQILEMTAQYPTYSYIRIADQLRLVGIGVSAPAVRGVWVRHGITLRLQRLLWLDKKTATEGGVLTEQAKRLLQKHQGRNVDPEQHIAAPHSGYLLCQDTYFVGTIKGVGKVYMQTVIDAHCSQAFAKVYLSKMPITAADTLNDRVIPFYDDEKVGIERLLTDNGREYCGLEARHPFEIYLAINQIRHKRTQIASPQSNGFCERFHRTIKEEFYSIKFRQKIYQSVAELQDDLDAYLSFYNRQRPHHGYRTQGRTPYQAFLDGKIAQAQPMAA comes from the coding sequence ATGAGCGACAACCAGAAGCTTATCAAAGCGCGCATTGGACTGCTCCAACTCGCCCAGGAACTGGGCAACATCAAGGCCGCTTGCCAGCGAGCCGGCATCAGCCGCAGCCACTTCTACGAGATCAAGGAAGCCTACGAGAAGCACGGAGCCGACGGGCTTGAGCCGAGGCAACGCCGGACGCCTCGGATGCCGAATCAGACTCCGCCCGAGCTTGAAAAGCAGATCCTCGAGATGACGGCGCAGTATCCGACCTACAGTTACATCCGCATTGCCGACCAGCTTCGTTTGGTCGGCATCGGTGTCTCTGCCCCCGCCGTCCGAGGGGTCTGGGTACGGCACGGCATCACTCTCCGGCTCCAGCGCCTGCTCTGGCTGGACAAGAAGACCGCCACCGAAGGCGGCGTGCTGACGGAGCAAGCCAAGCGGCTCCTGCAGAAGCATCAGGGCCGAAACGTTGACCCGGAACAACATATCGCTGCACCGCATTCTGGCTATCTGCTTTGCCAGGACACTTACTTTGTAGGCACGATCAAAGGCGTCGGCAAGGTCTACATGCAGACGGTCATTGACGCACACTGCTCGCAAGCCTTCGCCAAGGTCTATCTCAGCAAGATGCCGATCACTGCGGCAGACACACTGAATGATCGAGTCATCCCCTTCTATGACGATGAGAAGGTGGGGATCGAGCGGTTGCTCACCGACAATGGCCGCGAGTACTGTGGACTCGAAGCTCGTCATCCCTTCGAGATCTATCTGGCGATTAACCAGATCCGCCACAAGAGAACGCAGATCGCTTCCCCTCAATCCAACGGCTTCTGTGAGCGCTTCCATCGCACGATCAAGGAGGAGTTTTACAGCATCAAGTTCCGGCAAAAGATCTATCAGTCTGTGGCTGAATTACAAGATGATCTGGACGCCTATCTGAGCTTCTACAATCGCCAGCGACCCCATCATGGATATCGGACTCAAGGCCGAACGCCATACCAGGCTTTCCTCGATGGGAAAATCGCCCAGGCGCAACCTATGGCAGCATGA
- a CDS encoding transposase, whose protein sequence is MDESGLTQKPHRCRTWAPRGQTPILFHHFNWKNLSLIAGLSRWNLHFEMFSETIKSPHIVIFLGKLLRVIPGKILIVWDGLAAHRSKFVQDFIASCDGRIQTLRLPAYAPELNPVEYIWAHLKQHELPNICAKDLWQLGEMARTKLKRMRRRKHLLVACWKQSSLCF, encoded by the coding sequence ATTGACGAAAGCGGACTAACGCAGAAGCCTCATCGATGCCGCACCTGGGCTCCGCGCGGCCAGACACCTATTCTGTTCCATCACTTCAACTGGAAGAACCTCTCGCTCATCGCAGGACTGAGCCGCTGGAATCTTCACTTTGAAATGTTCAGCGAAACGATCAAGAGTCCGCACATTGTGATCTTCCTCGGAAAACTACTTCGGGTCATCCCAGGCAAGATCCTGATCGTATGGGACGGACTGGCTGCTCATCGCAGCAAGTTCGTTCAGGATTTCATCGCAAGTTGTGATGGCCGCATCCAGACTCTTCGGCTTCCAGCTTACGCTCCCGAACTGAATCCCGTCGAATATATCTGGGCTCATCTCAAGCAGCACGAACTCCCGAATATCTGCGCCAAAGATCTCTGGCAACTCGGTGAAATGGCCAGAACTAAACTCAAGCGCATGCGCCGAAGAAAGCATCTACTCGTTGCTTGCTGGAAGCAGTCTTCTCTATGCTTCTGA
- a CDS encoding helix-turn-helix domain-containing protein has translation MTFTIAGAMPRKKYTESSFGERLQNLRKSRGLTQVQLAEAAATTQRAVSYYETEAGFPPAPAIISLAQALQVSTDELLGLKPPKAVPAEDDPEARRQWKRFQMIATLPERDQKAVVRLIHSLVAGSSLRKNTSTQTGDRHGR, from the coding sequence ATGACGTTTACAATCGCGGGTGCGATGCCCCGAAAGAAGTACACCGAGTCCAGCTTTGGCGAACGCCTCCAGAACCTCCGCAAGTCTCGCGGCTTGACGCAAGTGCAACTCGCCGAAGCCGCCGCCACCACCCAACGCGCCGTTTCCTACTACGAGACCGAAGCCGGCTTTCCACCCGCTCCCGCCATCATCAGCCTGGCCCAGGCGCTACAGGTCTCGACCGACGAGTTGCTGGGCCTCAAGCCGCCCAAGGCCGTGCCCGCCGAAGATGATCCCGAGGCCCGCCGCCAGTGGAAGAGATTTCAGATGATCGCCACCCTGCCCGAGCGCGATCAGAAAGCCGTCGTCCGCTTGATTCATTCTTTAGTCGCTGGCAGTTCCCTCCGTAAGAACACCAGTACGCAAACAGGAGATCGCCATGGCCGCTAG
- a CDS encoding WG repeat-containing protein: protein MLYPISVPKSDSAEDLIGYVDGSGRVVVKPSYAAGSYFAEGLASVCREDGSSGFIDGDGRTKVPFSFCGLGLFNEGLCSIGQGSKVGYIDRSGSWQIEPRFAVASQFSEGLATVSPDGVSFGCVDRKGAFMVRPSYDQLGLFRSGLCAANREDKWGYIGRDGSVEIPLQFEGPRALGFSHGRAGVCIGGRWGFIDIAGDWVVMPQYEEVWRFAEGVASVRCDGKWGLVDPDGRLRLAPKFDELDEFDGGMAAASFDGKAGFISMEGQWIIEPRFDKCYRFIGDVAVVQSSDTYSLLARSGAVVWTSESYAMPQTPPFRG, encoded by the coding sequence ATGCTCTATCCGATTTCAGTACCCAAGTCTGACAGCGCTGAGGATCTCATTGGTTATGTCGATGGCTCTGGACGTGTCGTAGTAAAGCCCAGCTATGCGGCCGGGTCTTATTTTGCGGAGGGGTTGGCTTCGGTTTGTCGTGAGGATGGTTCTTCGGGTTTCATCGATGGGGACGGTCGTACGAAAGTTCCATTCAGCTTCTGCGGTCTTGGCCTATTCAACGAAGGTCTGTGCTCCATCGGCCAGGGATCAAAGGTGGGTTACATAGACCGTAGTGGCTCATGGCAGATCGAGCCGAGGTTCGCGGTGGCGAGCCAGTTCAGCGAAGGGCTTGCAACTGTCTCCCCTGATGGTGTTTCATTTGGCTGTGTTGATCGCAAAGGTGCGTTTATGGTGAGGCCATCATACGACCAACTAGGCCTTTTCCGCAGCGGCCTGTGCGCGGCGAACCGAGAAGACAAATGGGGCTACATTGGCCGCGACGGTTCCGTTGAGATTCCATTACAGTTTGAGGGTCCGCGAGCTCTCGGGTTCTCGCATGGCAGAGCCGGAGTTTGCATTGGTGGCCGCTGGGGGTTTATTGACATCGCTGGCGACTGGGTCGTGATGCCGCAGTACGAGGAAGTGTGGCGATTCGCTGAGGGAGTCGCGTCCGTGCGTTGTGACGGGAAGTGGGGCTTAGTTGACCCAGATGGCCGACTTCGGCTAGCGCCAAAGTTTGACGAACTGGACGAGTTCGACGGCGGAATGGCGGCGGCGTCTTTCGATGGTAAAGCGGGGTTCATTTCTATGGAAGGCCAGTGGATCATTGAGCCTCGATTCGACAAGTGCTATCGCTTCATTGGAGATGTTGCCGTGGTCCAGTCCAGCGATACGTACAGCTTGCTTGCAAGGAGCGGCGCGGTGGTCTGGACATCGGAATCATACGCTATGCCGCAAACTCCCCCATTCAGAGGATGA
- a CDS encoding RHS repeat domain-containing protein, with protein MRNGGVPGNVYTDTALNLRILKKSAFRAQNDDVLQSETRFDGFGRATLETTGPNFISKVYDGRSRVWKVSNPTTAAPYLYTVNSYDDLDRVVQVTRPDALSVTTAFEPDGATVTDEASVARKTKTDGLGRLVAVVERPGSSSITTRYAYNVLDSLVTVCPEGGALAGTACTGSNQRRFFSYDRIGRLLTADNPESGVVTYVYDETSSTNGKGNLTSKSQSRGIASTVTATTRFHYDAWNRIQSKAYTGTPNGVSTPSVTYSYDVHNPSLGLTSYPKGRLTRVEVTGGTVTATDSFDAMGRPTRSRQITDGTTYRFGTDTLPGYEYLRNGSLWKERYPSEREVMYTYDDIAQVTAVTGSKSSQATQYVKSASYTAHGALDTLRLNGDNLRERYQYDPNRLQLTSLTVAQCPDAGCSLPVEKLYLGYGYGNTNNGNPKEQTIRGPGGLNVKQVYTYDELNRLSSFSEGPTAGGTGIAESYCYDRHGNRAVVLRPDLSPMTPQVAACTEANVLSLFPGNRIAGSSYDAGGQLANDGRSSLLFDHEERLRTSTPSVGAATVYAYDGDGRRVTKKTGTAAATIFVYDVMGHLVAEYGGVQETGGTQYLHTDHLGSTRLITDGTNATRRFDYFPFGGELTGGDTAYRSASTLTTSGMTPTQRFTGKERDAETGLDYFGARYMSSAMGRFTSADPHNPIMIAQMATAAGLPSEAARSQMNEFLENPQNWNKYTYALNNPLRFVDPFGEAPVDGHHLIPARQGLTGLAAEFTNAVKAGAAGVGYPNQPGFNGMHRAYNAAADQILQGFEKQFGASRNSWSLSQWKQAANGILNSNSKAIRDFLDLLNKNNAGKTIPTLAAAINAYRPSAALIAATAGESLLNLLRMPLIIMVDPALTNPKKREVVTGCLIDEATGKCTI; from the coding sequence ATGCGAAATGGCGGTGTGCCGGGGAATGTCTACACAGATACAGCTCTCAATCTGAGGATCTTGAAGAAGTCTGCGTTCCGCGCGCAGAACGATGATGTGCTGCAAAGTGAGACGCGCTTTGATGGTTTCGGACGTGCGACGCTCGAAACGACCGGGCCGAACTTCATTTCGAAGGTCTATGACGGCCGTAGCCGGGTGTGGAAAGTCTCCAACCCCACCACTGCGGCACCCTATCTCTACACCGTGAACAGTTATGACGATCTCGACCGCGTAGTTCAGGTCACCCGGCCCGATGCGCTCTCGGTGACGACGGCGTTTGAACCGGATGGAGCCACGGTTACTGACGAAGCCTCGGTGGCCCGGAAGACGAAGACGGATGGGCTGGGGCGCCTGGTTGCTGTTGTGGAAAGGCCGGGTTCCTCGTCGATCACCACTCGATACGCGTACAACGTGCTTGATTCACTGGTGACGGTCTGTCCCGAGGGCGGTGCACTTGCCGGAACTGCTTGTACCGGCAGCAACCAGCGACGTTTTTTTAGCTATGACAGGATTGGCCGCTTGTTAACGGCAGACAACCCGGAAAGCGGCGTGGTCACGTATGTATACGATGAGACGTCTTCCACAAATGGCAAGGGAAATCTGACGAGCAAAAGCCAGAGTCGCGGTATTGCCTCGACAGTGACGGCGACAACGAGATTCCACTATGATGCCTGGAATCGCATTCAGTCGAAGGCTTATACGGGGACGCCAAATGGTGTGAGCACGCCTTCGGTCACCTACAGCTATGACGTACATAATCCGTCCCTAGGACTTACAAGTTATCCCAAGGGCCGATTGACACGTGTGGAGGTGACGGGCGGAACAGTGACGGCAACTGACAGTTTTGATGCGATGGGCCGGCCAACGCGATCGCGCCAGATCACAGACGGGACGACCTATCGCTTTGGCACCGATACCTTGCCTGGCTATGAGTATCTGCGGAACGGTTCGCTGTGGAAGGAACGTTACCCGAGTGAGCGGGAAGTGATGTACACCTATGACGACATCGCCCAGGTGACGGCAGTCACGGGATCGAAGTCTAGCCAGGCGACGCAGTATGTGAAGAGCGCGAGTTACACAGCGCATGGAGCACTGGATACGTTGCGGTTGAATGGCGATAATCTGCGGGAGCGCTATCAATATGACCCGAATCGTTTACAGTTGACCAGCCTGACGGTGGCGCAATGCCCGGATGCGGGGTGTTCGTTGCCCGTGGAGAAGTTGTATCTTGGGTATGGATACGGGAACACGAATAACGGGAATCCAAAGGAGCAGACGATTCGTGGGCCGGGTGGATTGAACGTGAAGCAGGTTTATACTTACGACGAGTTGAACCGACTTAGCAGCTTTAGTGAGGGCCCGACTGCTGGAGGAACCGGCATTGCGGAGAGCTACTGCTATGACCGCCACGGCAATCGTGCGGTGGTGCTTCGGCCGGATCTGAGTCCGATGACGCCGCAGGTGGCGGCTTGTACGGAAGCGAATGTGCTGAGTCTGTTTCCTGGAAACCGGATTGCGGGCAGCAGCTACGATGCGGGAGGGCAACTGGCGAATGACGGGCGGAGCAGTCTGCTGTTTGATCACGAGGAGCGCCTGCGGACGAGTACGCCGAGCGTTGGGGCGGCGACGGTGTACGCTTACGACGGTGATGGGAGGCGGGTGACGAAGAAGACCGGCACTGCTGCTGCAACGATCTTTGTTTACGATGTGATGGGACATCTGGTGGCGGAGTATGGCGGGGTGCAGGAGACTGGTGGGACGCAGTATTTGCATACCGACCATCTGGGAAGCACCCGGCTGATCACGGACGGGACGAATGCTACGCGGCGATTTGATTACTTTCCGTTTGGAGGGGAGTTGACGGGTGGGGATACCGCGTATCGGAGCGCTTCGACGCTGACGACGAGTGGGATGACGCCGACGCAGAGGTTTACCGGCAAGGAACGGGATGCCGAGACGGGGCTGGATTACTTTGGGGCGAGGTATATGAGTTCGGCCATGGGGCGCTTTACATCGGCAGACCCGCACAATCCAATTATGATCGCTCAAATGGCAACGGCTGCGGGTCTGCCTTCAGAGGCCGCTCGAAGCCAAATGAACGAGTTCCTTGAGAATCCTCAAAATTGGAACAAGTACACCTACGCGCTAAACAATCCCCTGCGGTTCGTCGATCCGTTTGGTGAAGCACCAGTCGACGGACATCATCTTATTCCAGCGCGGCAAGGTTTGACCGGTCTCGCGGCGGAGTTTACGAACGCTGTGAAAGCTGGAGCTGCTGGCGTGGGGTACCCCAACCAGCCGGGCTTCAATGGCATGCATCGTGCCTACAATGCTGCCGCAGACCAAATCCTACAAGGCTTTGAGAAGCAGTTTGGTGCCAGTCGAAACTCGTGGAGTCTCTCACAGTGGAAGCAAGCTGCCAATGGCATACTCAACTCGAACAGCAAGGCAATTCGGGATTTTCTCGATCTCTTGAATAAGAACAACGCGGGCAAGACCATTCCTACTCTGGCTGCGGCCATCAATGCATACCGACCCTCGGCTGCGCTGATTGCTGCCACGGCTGGAGAGAGTCTGCTCAACTTGCTCCGCATGCCTTTGATAATCATGGTTGATCCAGCGTTAACCAATCCGAAGAAGAGAGAGGTTGTCACAGGCTGCTTAATCGACGAAGCGACTGGAAAGTGTACTATCTAG
- the xerC gene encoding site-specific tyrosine recombinase XerC, whose product MARIVRKRKPVEPPKTPLAALMEKHLDDLRLKNYSEYTIKGRRVHIGFFLDWAFERGITEPVEVTRTILERYQKHVFDYRKSNGEPLGFNGQHDRIVPLRVWFKWMARQHHILHNPASEIELPRTPQRLPKAVLTASEAEQVMLETDVHDVLGLRDRAILETFYSTGMRRLELASLKLWDLDLERATATIRLGKGKKDRFIPLGDRCAAWIAKYLVESRPKLVREPDDKTVFLSNVGEPFSLDHLSDLVRTYVDASGIGKRGACHLFRHTMATLMLEGGADIRFIQAMLGHADLKTTQIYTHVAIRQLQEIHRATHPAKLHRELLDKLADEDDE is encoded by the coding sequence ATGGCTCGCATCGTACGTAAGCGTAAGCCAGTTGAGCCACCGAAGACACCATTGGCCGCCCTGATGGAGAAGCATCTCGACGATCTGCGCCTGAAGAACTACTCCGAGTACACGATCAAGGGCCGCCGCGTGCACATCGGCTTCTTCCTCGACTGGGCTTTCGAACGCGGCATCACCGAGCCTGTGGAGGTGACCCGCACCATCCTGGAGCGCTATCAGAAGCACGTCTTCGATTACCGCAAGTCGAACGGCGAACCGCTCGGCTTTAACGGCCAGCATGACCGCATCGTGCCCTTGCGGGTGTGGTTCAAATGGATGGCGCGGCAGCATCACATCCTGCACAATCCGGCTTCCGAGATCGAGTTGCCGCGCACGCCGCAGCGCTTGCCCAAGGCTGTGCTGACGGCTTCAGAGGCCGAGCAGGTGATGCTCGAGACCGATGTTCACGATGTGCTCGGCTTGCGGGATCGGGCGATCCTTGAGACCTTCTACTCAACCGGCATGCGGCGTCTGGAACTGGCTTCGTTGAAACTCTGGGATCTCGATCTCGAACGAGCGACGGCGACGATCCGCCTGGGCAAAGGCAAGAAGGACCGCTTCATTCCGCTGGGCGATCGCTGTGCCGCGTGGATCGCCAAGTACCTTGTAGAATCGCGCCCCAAGCTGGTACGCGAGCCCGATGACAAGACGGTGTTCCTGTCCAATGTCGGCGAGCCGTTCTCGCTCGATCATCTCTCGGACCTGGTGCGGACCTATGTCGATGCCTCGGGCATCGGCAAGCGCGGGGCTTGCCATCTCTTCCGGCACACGATGGCGACGCTGATGCTCGAAGGCGGAGCCGACATCCGCTTCATCCAGGCGATGCTGGGCCACGCGGATCTGAAGACGACCCAGATTTATACGCATGTGGCGATCCGGCAACTGCAGGAGATCCACCGCGCCACGCACCCGGCCAAGCTGCATCGAGAACTCCTCGACAAGCTTGCTGACGAAGACGACGAATAA
- a CDS encoding winged helix-turn-helix domain-containing protein: protein MVANQTVSRWRKEYSEGGRKALEQAGRAGRKPLLADKQAKLLTNKLLAGPEKLGYETPLWTCQRVADLIEQEFQIRYHPGHVWRILRALGWSPQRPVGRALERDEKAIREWKQVTWPNAKKKPRKKAAPLSSLTKAD, encoded by the coding sequence ATGGTCGCCAACCAGACGGTGAGCCGCTGGCGCAAGGAATATAGCGAAGGTGGCAGGAAGGCTCTCGAGCAGGCTGGACGCGCTGGCCGGAAGCCTTTGCTGGCGGACAAACAGGCAAAGCTTCTGACGAACAAGTTGCTGGCGGGGCCGGAAAAACTCGGCTATGAAACGCCGTTGTGGACCTGCCAGCGGGTAGCCGATTTGATCGAGCAGGAATTTCAGATTCGCTACCATCCGGGCCACGTCTGGCGCATTCTGCGCGCCTTGGGCTGGAGTCCTCAACGGCCAGTGGGACGTGCGCTCGAACGCGATGAGAAGGCCATTCGCGAGTGGAAACAGGTGACTTGGCCCAACGCTAAAAAAAAGCCCAGGAAGAAGGCCGCACCATTGTCTTCATTGACGAAAGCGGACTAA
- a CDS encoding TonB family protein — MRGYLVGMFLASLLGSAQSPGVVKVLSSSAPRYPLAAYSAGTTGVVRVQVDLDQGGRVKAATVLDGPHQLRKASEKAALLWQFEPTATPQPRSIQLSFRFFIQDPPQGILSVFRFPYEVEIFGEEEATVILADPPINIGRPKETKPKPMLKK; from the coding sequence ATGAGAGGGTATCTGGTAGGCATGTTTCTAGCTAGTCTCCTGGGCTCGGCACAGTCACCTGGTGTTGTCAAGGTTCTGTCTTCATCAGCACCACGCTATCCTCTCGCAGCATATTCCGCAGGCACGACCGGGGTAGTTCGCGTCCAGGTCGATTTGGATCAGGGCGGGAGGGTAAAGGCAGCTACCGTCCTGGATGGTCCTCATCAGTTACGGAAGGCTTCCGAAAAGGCGGCTCTCCTCTGGCAATTCGAACCGACAGCGACGCCACAACCTCGCAGCATTCAGCTCAGTTTTCGATTCTTTATTCAAGATCCGCCTCAGGGTATCTTAAGTGTGTTCAGATTTCCCTATGAAGTTGAGATCTTCGGAGAAGAGGAGGCTACTGTGATTCTTGCGGATCCACCCATCAATATCGGAAGGCCCAAGGAAACGAAACCGAAGCCTATGCTCAAGAAGTGA